In Meleagris gallopavo isolate NT-WF06-2002-E0010 breed Aviagen turkey brand Nicholas breeding stock chromosome 2, Turkey_5.1, whole genome shotgun sequence, the following are encoded in one genomic region:
- the LOC104909514 gene encoding lysocardiolipin acyltransferase 1 — protein sequence MGNNLDAIHDITVAYPQNIPQTEKHLLNGNFPKEIHFHVQRYPVETVPTAKEELQLWCQKRWEEKEERLRRFYEGGKCFDETGQSIVPPCKSELRVLAVKCISLLYWTVFPMGTFALLYLYSFARWYFAALIVIFVVQQKIFGGLELIELACHQYFKKQQKLNDTKIKKK from the exons ATGG GTAACAATCTTGATGCTATCCATGACATAACTGTGGCATACCCCCAAAACATTCCTCAGACGGAGAAGCACCTTTTGAATGGAAACTTCCCAAAGGAGATTCACTTTCATGTCCAGAGATACCCAGTAGAGACAGTGCCCACTGCTAAGGAGGAGTTGCAGCTTTGGTGCCAGAAGCGttgggaagagaaagaggagagacTTCGACGCTTCTATGAAGGTGGAAAGTGCTTTGATGAGACGGGGCAAAGCATTGTTCCCCCGTGTAAATCTGAGCTCAGGGTCCTCGCAGTCAAGTGCATCTCACTCCTGTATTGGACGGTGTTCCCAATGGGTACGTTTGCACTGCTGTACCTGTACAGCTTTGCACGATGGTATTTTGCAGCCTTGATAGTCATTTTTGTTGTGCAGCAAAAGATATTTGGTGGGCTGGAACTAATTGAACTTGCTTGtcatcaatattttaaaaagcaacagaaacttaacgacacaaaaattaaaaagaaatag